Proteins encoded by one window of Candidatus Omnitrophota bacterium:
- a CDS encoding 4Fe-4S dicluster domain-containing protein: MRDWLVQQRIKFKMVGGRKSHLVTNWEIQRKMKYEEELDPQFAQDVVKKLGSDNLFGCIQCGTCSATCPVSHHMDYSPRRIIAMTRAGFKDEVMRSFTIWLCASCYSCTVGCPKEIKITELMYTLKQKAIEEKVYPSRFPIPVLAREFARTVRNFGRNHEGLLLLRMFLKTNPFKLFTMSGLGSKLFFKGRLEIMPHTIKGKQQLLNILHAVENGNGNGNHGQ, from the coding sequence ATGCGAGATTGGCTCGTGCAACAAAGAATTAAATTCAAAATGGTGGGTGGAAGAAAGTCCCATCTTGTAACGAATTGGGAAATTCAACGTAAAATGAAATACGAGGAAGAGTTGGATCCTCAATTCGCCCAAGACGTTGTAAAGAAACTTGGCAGCGACAATCTCTTCGGCTGCATTCAATGCGGAACGTGCAGCGCCACTTGCCCGGTAAGCCATCACATGGATTATTCTCCCCGGCGGATTATCGCCATGACGCGCGCAGGTTTCAAAGACGAAGTCATGCGCAGTTTCACCATTTGGCTCTGCGCTTCGTGCTACTCCTGCACCGTGGGATGCCCCAAGGAGATCAAAATCACGGAATTGATGTACACCCTAAAACAGAAGGCGATCGAAGAAAAAGTCTATCCCAGCCGTTTTCCCATTCCCGTTTTGGCGCGGGAATTCGCCCGCACTGTCCGCAACTTCGGACGCAACCATGAAGGTTTGCTGTTATTGCGCATGTTTCTAAAAACCAATCCCTTCAAATTGTTCACCATGAGCGGGCTTGGCTCGAAATTGTTCTTTAAAGGGCGGCTGGAGATCATGCCCCATACGATTAAGGGCAAGCAGCAGTTGCTCAACATTCTTCATGCCGTTGAGAATGGGAATGGAAACGGAAACCATGGCCAGTAA
- a CDS encoding CoB--CoM heterodisulfide reductase iron-sulfur subunit B family protein: METETMASNGKVMAGEKPMKYFYYPGCSLKSTGRAYEESLLEVFKALDVDLQEIDDWNCCGATAYMAVDDMKASALAARNLALAEMQSNGDGAQIIAPCSACYLVLLKAQKAIKEKKEKANVLLEAMKNNGLYYTGKAKVRHPLDVLVNDIGLEKIAARTQKPLKGMRIASYYGCQFVRPYSTFDEPYNPQTMDMLMAALGADIVDWPLKTRCCGGTLTGTIEAIGQRLSYILLKEAEKRGADVVATACPLCQFNLECYQDSMNRTFEDNLNLPVAYFTQLMGLAFGISEKTLGFERLFVPLKTKAAV; the protein is encoded by the coding sequence ATGGAAACGGAAACCATGGCCAGTAATGGCAAAGTTATGGCTGGAGAGAAACCGATGAAATATTTCTATTACCCAGGTTGTTCGTTAAAAAGTACTGGCAGAGCCTATGAGGAATCGCTGCTGGAGGTCTTCAAGGCGTTGGACGTGGATTTGCAAGAGATCGACGATTGGAATTGCTGCGGAGCGACGGCGTATATGGCCGTCGACGATATGAAAGCCAGCGCCCTGGCCGCTCGAAACCTGGCCTTGGCGGAAATGCAATCGAACGGCGACGGCGCCCAAATTATTGCTCCATGCAGCGCCTGTTATCTCGTTTTATTAAAAGCGCAAAAGGCGATCAAAGAGAAAAAGGAAAAAGCCAACGTTCTTCTCGAAGCCATGAAAAATAATGGATTGTATTACACGGGAAAAGCCAAGGTTCGCCATCCCTTAGACGTTCTCGTCAACGATATCGGTCTGGAAAAAATCGCCGCCCGGACGCAGAAGCCGCTCAAGGGCATGAGAATCGCCAGCTATTACGGCTGCCAGTTCGTCCGGCCCTATTCCACGTTCGATGAGCCATACAATCCCCAAACGATGGATATGTTAATGGCGGCGTTAGGCGCGGACATCGTCGATTGGCCGTTGAAAACCCGTTGCTGCGGGGGCACGTTGACCGGCACCATCGAAGCCATCGGGCAACGGCTCAGTTATATTCTGCTCAAAGAAGCGGAGAAGCGCGGCGCCGACGTCGTCGCCACCGCTTGTCCTCTCTGCCAGTTCAATCTGGAATGCTATCAGGACAGTATGAATCGTACTTTCGAAGACAATCTGAATTTGCCCGTCGCTTATTTTACTCAACTAATGGGCCTCGCTTTCGGAATTTCCGAGAAAACGTTGGGCTTCGAGCGCTTGTTTGTTCCCTTGAAAACCAAGGCGGCCGTGTGA
- a CDS encoding CoB--CoM heterodisulfide reductase iron-sulfur subunit A family protein, translated as MSTHQYKNNGDAPRIGVYICHCGMNIASKLNVAELAEYGKILPNVAVSRDYKFMCSDPGQEMIQKDIQEFNLNRIVVASCSPLLHEKTFRQAAADGGLNPFYFQMANIREHVSWVTKDFKEATDKAKALVSAAVRRVAQHQALEKKRVPVHSDVVIVGGGIAGIHAALTIANSGRKVYLIERQPTIGGHMAMFDKTFPTLDCAACILTPKMSAVKNHPNITLWSYSDVTKVEGFTGNFKVKIKRKPRYVIEEHCVGCLLCVDACVFKEPKFDDEFNLGMSKRKPIYLPFPQATPLTVLIDPETCLQLKRGKCKQTCAEVCERRAINFEQKEEEIEVDCGAVILSTGFKPFDAKRVPEYGYGHYNNVYSSLEVERMVNASGPSQGEVVLKDGSKPKSVGIIHCVGSRHAKTNKYCSRVCCMYSLKLAHLVKERTGAEIYNFYIDMRTPGKGYEEFFDKLLKEDVNFIRGRVAEVTNWAMTAKEEGKLIIRVEDTLIGSPRRIPVDMVILSVGLEAQADADEVRRMFGISCSKDGWFTERHPKLAPVSTMTDGIFLAGACQGPKDIPDTVAQAGAAAAEALALVDKGFVELEPDTAFIKEELCCGCRTCIGMCPYSAISPNLEKGVAVVNEALCKGCGTCVAACPSGAASQNLFTDEQIFEEIEGVLTYA; from the coding sequence GTGTCAACGCATCAGTATAAAAACAACGGAGACGCCCCGCGCATCGGCGTATACATCTGCCATTGCGGCATGAACATCGCTTCGAAATTGAACGTCGCCGAATTGGCGGAATACGGAAAAATCCTGCCCAACGTCGCCGTCAGCCGCGACTATAAATTCATGTGCTCCGATCCCGGTCAGGAGATGATTCAAAAGGATATCCAGGAATTCAACCTGAACCGCATCGTCGTCGCCTCGTGCTCCCCGCTGTTGCACGAAAAAACATTTCGCCAGGCGGCGGCGGATGGCGGGCTGAATCCCTTTTACTTCCAGATGGCCAACATCCGGGAGCATGTCAGCTGGGTGACGAAAGATTTCAAGGAAGCGACGGATAAGGCGAAAGCGCTCGTAAGCGCCGCCGTTCGCCGCGTCGCCCAGCATCAGGCGTTGGAAAAGAAGCGGGTTCCCGTCCATTCCGATGTGGTCATCGTCGGCGGCGGCATCGCCGGCATCCATGCGGCTCTAACGATCGCCAATTCCGGGCGCAAGGTTTACCTTATCGAACGCCAGCCGACCATCGGCGGGCATATGGCCATGTTCGATAAAACCTTCCCCACGCTGGATTGCGCCGCCTGCATCCTCACGCCGAAAATGTCCGCCGTGAAAAATCACCCCAATATCACTCTTTGGTCCTATTCCGATGTGACCAAGGTAGAGGGCTTCACCGGCAACTTCAAAGTGAAGATCAAAAGAAAACCGCGCTACGTCATCGAAGAACATTGCGTGGGCTGCCTATTGTGCGTGGACGCATGCGTTTTTAAAGAACCGAAATTCGACGACGAATTCAACCTCGGCATGTCCAAACGAAAGCCGATTTATCTTCCCTTCCCGCAAGCGACGCCTCTTACGGTGCTCATCGATCCGGAGACTTGCCTCCAATTGAAGCGCGGAAAATGCAAGCAGACATGCGCCGAAGTCTGCGAACGCCGCGCCATCAATTTCGAGCAGAAAGAAGAGGAAATCGAAGTCGACTGCGGCGCGGTGATTCTTTCCACCGGCTTCAAGCCCTTCGATGCCAAGCGAGTGCCCGAATATGGATATGGCCATTACAACAACGTCTATTCCAGCCTTGAGGTGGAGCGGATGGTGAACGCATCGGGACCGTCTCAAGGCGAAGTGGTTCTCAAGGACGGCTCCAAGCCCAAATCCGTGGGCATCATCCACTGCGTCGGTTCGCGCCACGCCAAGACGAACAAATACTGCTCGCGCGTCTGCTGCATGTATTCCTTGAAACTGGCTCACCTGGTCAAGGAGCGAACGGGAGCGGAAATTTATAATTTCTACATCGACATGCGCACGCCGGGAAAAGGTTATGAAGAATTTTTCGACAAACTTCTAAAGGAAGACGTTAACTTTATCCGGGGCCGCGTGGCGGAAGTAACGAATTGGGCAATGACGGCCAAAGAGGAAGGGAAATTGATAATCCGCGTCGAGGATACGCTCATTGGTTCCCCGCGCCGGATTCCCGTCGATATGGTGATTCTATCCGTGGGCTTGGAAGCCCAAGCCGACGCCGACGAGGTGCGGCGCATGTTCGGCATCTCTTGCAGCAAGGATGGATGGTTCACCGAACGCCATCCTAAGTTGGCGCCGGTATCCACTATGACGGATGGCATCTTTCTCGCGGGCGCGTGCCAAGGACCAAAAGATATTCCCGACACTGTAGCCCAAGCGGGCGCCGCCGCCGCCGAAGCGCTGGCTCTCGTCGATAAGGGATTCGTAGAACTAGAGCCGGATACGGCGTTTATCAAAGAAGAATTATGTTGCGGATGCCGCACCTGCATCGGGATGTGTCCTTACAGCGCCATCTCTCCCAATCTGGAAAAGGGCGTCGCCGTCGTCAACGAAGCGCTATGCAAGGGATGCGGCACATGCGTCGCCGCATGTCCTTCCGGCGCCGCCTCGCAAAACCTATTCACCGATGAGCAGATCTTCGAAGAGATCGAAGGAGTGCTGACTTATGCATAA
- a CDS encoding hydrogenase iron-sulfur subunit, which translates to MHNEPFEPRIVAFFCNWCTYTASDLTGISRLAYAPNVRVIRVMCSGRIDPQFVLKALRQGADGVLIGGCHPGDCHYQEGNYKCLRRIKLLKRMLAEMGLEDERVRLEWIAGSEGDKVQKVVNEMTEQIRRLGPLRLAPIPVPHELVEEELAMAGAEEA; encoded by the coding sequence ATGCATAATGAACCATTCGAGCCGAGAATCGTCGCTTTCTTCTGCAACTGGTGCACGTACACCGCTTCCGATCTGACGGGGATTTCCCGCCTGGCCTATGCGCCCAACGTGCGTGTGATCCGGGTGATGTGCTCTGGCCGCATCGATCCTCAATTCGTATTGAAGGCGCTGCGCCAAGGCGCCGACGGCGTGCTGATCGGCGGCTGCCACCCAGGCGATTGCCATTATCAGGAAGGCAATTACAAATGCCTGCGCCGCATCAAATTGCTGAAGCGGATGCTGGCGGAAATGGGTTTGGAAGACGAGCGCGTCCGCCTGGAGTGGATCGCCGGTTCCGAAGGCGACAAAGTGCAGAAAGTCGTCAACGAGATGACGGAACAGATTCGCCGGTTAGGGCCGTTGCGCTTGGCGCCGATTCCCGTTCCTCACGAATTGGTAGAAGAGGAATTGGCGATGGCGGGCGCGGAGGAAGCATAA
- a CDS encoding oxidoreductase, with amino-acid sequence MSKPKVGFNWLASCGGCEEAIIDLNEKILDVVAAVDIVFWPCAMDFKKDDVRAMADGEMDVCFVNGAIRTSEEEEMAHLMRQKSKILIAFGSCSHMGGIPGMGNFFSKDSILKNSYQESPSTINLDGTFPQMETITPLGEVELPEFLEYVRTLNQVVDVDYYLPGCPPPVRLITEALGAILENKLPPKGTVLAPDKALCDECPRKETKPDKMEIAEFKRPYQIIVDSEKCLLGQGLMCLGPVTRAGCEGVCTKANMPCTGCQGPTSRVQDYGAKALSGFASILTSMEEKDVEAVLDSIVDPNGTFYRYSLPSSMMFKSLGA; translated from the coding sequence ATGAGCAAACCCAAAGTAGGATTCAACTGGCTGGCTTCCTGCGGCGGCTGCGAGGAAGCGATTATTGATCTGAACGAAAAAATACTGGACGTCGTCGCAGCGGTGGATATCGTCTTTTGGCCTTGCGCCATGGATTTCAAAAAAGACGACGTGCGCGCTATGGCGGATGGCGAGATGGACGTCTGCTTCGTTAATGGCGCCATCCGCACTTCCGAAGAAGAAGAGATGGCGCATCTCATGCGTCAAAAATCGAAAATCCTGATCGCATTCGGCAGCTGCTCCCACATGGGCGGCATCCCTGGAATGGGCAATTTCTTTTCTAAAGATTCTATATTAAAAAACAGCTATCAGGAATCGCCTTCCACGATCAACCTAGATGGAACCTTTCCTCAGATGGAGACCATAACACCGCTAGGCGAAGTGGAATTGCCGGAATTTCTGGAATACGTCAGAACCTTGAACCAGGTCGTGGACGTAGATTATTACCTTCCCGGATGCCCGCCGCCGGTGCGCCTGATTACAGAAGCGCTAGGCGCGATTCTGGAGAATAAACTCCCACCCAAAGGAACGGTTCTTGCGCCGGATAAAGCGCTCTGCGACGAATGCCCGCGCAAGGAAACCAAACCGGATAAGATGGAAATCGCCGAATTCAAACGTCCTTATCAAATCATCGTCGATTCGGAAAAATGCCTGTTGGGGCAAGGTTTGATGTGCCTGGGGCCGGTTACGCGCGCTGGATGCGAAGGCGTCTGCACCAAAGCCAATATGCCTTGCACGGGCTGCCAAGGGCCGACTAGCCGCGTCCAAGACTATGGCGCCAAAGCCCTCTCCGGCTTCGCGTCCATTTTGACCAGCATGGAAGAGAAAGACGTGGAGGCGGTTTTGGATTCCATCGTCGATCCCAACGGAACGTTTTACCGATACAGCCTGCCCTCCTCGATGATGTTCAAGAGCCTGGGAGCGTAA
- a CDS encoding Ni/Fe hydrogenase subunit alpha, producing the protein MSRRIVIDPITRLEGHGKIDIFLNNEGGVDHAYFQVPELRGFEKFAQGRPVEDMPQITSRICGVCPMAHHMAATKALDKVFSVDPPPAAKKIREMVYDIFTIEDHALHFYFLGGPDFVVGPSAPKAERNILGVLGKVGLEVGKKVIGLRKEMRDLMVLLGGKAIHPVLGLPGGVSRGISKEEQQRFIQSAKNAVEFGQFSLQVFNDIVLKNSQYVEWIVSDAYTHKTYYMGLVDQNKKVNFYEGTLRVVKPDGKEFLNFPTDKYLDHVAEHVEPWSYIKFCYLKDIGWKGFEDGADSGVYAVAPLARLNASEGMATPLAQEAYEQMYSTLGGKPVHHTLANHWARLIELLYAAERMQELANDQEITDPNYRVIPTATPNEGIGVVEAPRGTLFHHYKTDEKGRVTMANLIVATQNNAARIAMSVDKSAKGLIKNGQVDDGILNMIEMAFRAYDPCHGCATHALPGQMPLLVRVLDAERNVVRELKKN; encoded by the coding sequence ATGAGCCGCAGAATCGTCATCGATCCCATCACCCGCTTGGAAGGGCACGGAAAGATCGACATCTTTTTGAATAATGAAGGCGGCGTGGATCACGCTTACTTCCAGGTTCCCGAACTGCGCGGCTTTGAAAAGTTCGCCCAGGGGCGGCCGGTGGAGGATATGCCCCAGATCACCTCGCGCATCTGCGGCGTTTGCCCTATGGCGCATCACATGGCGGCAACGAAAGCCCTCGACAAAGTCTTCAGCGTAGATCCGCCTCCCGCCGCCAAGAAAATCCGGGAGATGGTATACGACATTTTCACCATCGAAGACCACGCGCTGCATTTTTATTTTCTGGGCGGCCCCGATTTCGTCGTCGGCCCATCGGCGCCCAAGGCGGAAAGGAATATTCTCGGCGTTCTCGGCAAAGTGGGTTTGGAAGTCGGAAAAAAGGTCATCGGATTACGCAAGGAAATGCGCGACCTGATGGTCTTATTGGGCGGCAAGGCGATTCATCCTGTCTTAGGATTGCCGGGCGGCGTTTCGCGAGGGATTAGCAAAGAAGAACAGCAACGATTCATCCAAAGCGCGAAAAACGCCGTGGAATTCGGCCAGTTCAGCTTGCAGGTTTTCAATGATATCGTTCTCAAGAATAGTCAATATGTCGAATGGATTGTTTCGGACGCCTATACGCATAAGACCTATTATATGGGTCTCGTCGATCAAAATAAGAAAGTCAATTTCTATGAAGGAACGCTGCGCGTCGTGAAGCCGGACGGCAAGGAATTTCTCAATTTCCCCACGGACAAATATCTGGATCATGTCGCCGAACACGTCGAACCGTGGAGTTACATTAAATTCTGCTACCTGAAAGATATCGGCTGGAAGGGATTCGAAGACGGCGCGGACAGTGGCGTTTACGCCGTGGCGCCCTTAGCGCGGCTCAACGCCAGCGAAGGAATGGCCACGCCTCTGGCGCAGGAAGCTTACGAGCAGATGTATTCGACGCTGGGCGGCAAACCCGTTCATCACACTCTAGCCAACCATTGGGCGCGGTTGATCGAATTGCTTTACGCCGCCGAGCGGATGCAGGAACTAGCCAACGATCAAGAAATTACCGACCCCAATTACCGCGTTATTCCCACCGCCACGCCGAACGAAGGCATTGGCGTGGTGGAAGCGCCGCGCGGAACGCTGTTCCATCATTACAAAACCGACGAAAAAGGCCGGGTAACCATGGCCAATCTCATCGTCGCCACGCAAAACAACGCGGCGCGCATCGCCATGTCCGTCGATAAATCCGCTAAAGGATTGATTAAAAACGGACAGGTGGACGACGGCATATTGAACATGATCGAGATGGCCTTCCGCGCCTACGATCCCTGCCACGGCTGCGCCACTCATGCGCTGCCGGGACAAATGCCGCTGCTCGTTCGCGTCCTGGATGCGGAAAGAAACGTCGTGCGCGAGTTGAAAAAGAATTGA
- a CDS encoding hydrogenase maturation protease — translation MDDIIRTFMKTIVLGLGNDLIGDDAIGILAARSLAQNLNGAADVIECSISGIALMELMVDYDRAILIDAIYTGKYPPGTIRILTASDLDAVAAPSPHYAGLPEILALAKQLEIPFPQDFKIFSMEVADPFTIGGDLTENVRKALPELVRRVREEVLESASAVI, via the coding sequence GTGGATGACATAATCCGCACCTTTATGAAAACCATCGTACTGGGCTTGGGGAATGATTTAATCGGCGACGACGCCATTGGGATTTTGGCGGCGCGCAGTCTGGCGCAGAATCTCAACGGCGCCGCCGACGTGATCGAATGCTCCATATCCGGCATCGCTTTGATGGAATTGATGGTTGATTACGACCGGGCGATATTGATCGACGCCATCTACACCGGAAAATACCCTCCCGGAACCATTCGCATATTGACGGCGTCCGATCTGGACGCCGTCGCCGCTCCTTCTCCCCACTACGCCGGATTGCCGGAAATCCTGGCTCTGGCAAAACAACTAGAAATTCCCTTTCCGCAAGATTTCAAAATCTTCTCTATGGAGGTCGCCGATCCCTTCACCATAGGCGGCGATCTGACCGAAAACGTACGCAAGGCGTTGCCGGAACTTGTGCGGCGGGTTAGGGAGGAAGTTCTCGAATCGGCGTCAGCGGTCATTTAG